Part of the Burkholderia humptydooensis genome, TCGTGGATCGCCTTCACGCGCTCGATCAGCTTCAGCGCGTCGGCGCGGCTGCCGTACGTCGTGCCGGCGATGAACGTCGCGGTGCGGCGCAGGCGGCCGAGGATGTCGGTGCGGAACGTCGAATGGTCCCATACGCCCGCGAGCGCGAGCGGATGCAGCGCCTGCAGTAGCAGCGCGGAGATGCCGCCCGTCATCATCGACGTGAAATCGGCGTGCACTTTCCAGCACACCGCGTCGGGGCCGAAGAGGCCGGGGTCGCCCGGCGGCGACGAGTAGTCGAGCGACGGGCCGCCGCTACCCGTCGTCAGATGCGTGACGCCGCCCGCGACGCGCGCTCGCACGCGTTCGACGAGCGGACGTCCGAGCGGCGTGCGTGCGGGGCGGTCGTGTAATGGGGCGGACATCGGTCGGCTCGTCGGGGCAGGGGGCGTCAGCGCCCGGCCTCGGGCGTATCCCAGAGATTGTGCACGGGGCTCGCGGCATCGGGCGCGGCGAGCCCGAAATGCCGGTACGTGAGGAGCGTCGCGACGCGGCCGCGCGGCGTGCGCTGCAGGAAGCCCTGCTGGATGAGGTACGGCTCGAGCACGTCCTCGATCGTGTCGCGTTCCTCGCCGATCGCGGCGGCGAGGTTGTCGACGCCGACCGGCCCGCCGTCGAACTTGTGCAGGATCGCCTCGAGCAGCTTGCGGTCCATCAGGTCGAAGCCGACCGGATCGACGTCGAGCATCGCGAGCGCGGCGTCCGCGACGGCCGCGGTGATGTTGCCGTCCGCCTTCACTTCCGCGTAGTCGCGCACGCGGCGCAGCAGGCGGTTTGCGATCCGCGGCGTGCCGCGCGAGCGTTTCGCGATTTCGAGCGCGCCGGCCGGATCGATCTGTGCGTTCAGCAGCGCAGCCGAGCGGCGCACGATGCGCGACAACTGCTCGGCGTCGTAGAACTCGAGCCGCGCGACGATGCCGAAGCGGTCGCGCAGCGGATTGGTCAGCATGCCCGCGCGCGTCGTTGCGCCGACGAGCGTGAACGGCTGCAGGTCGAGCTTCACGCTGCGCGCGGCCGGCCCCTCGCCGATCATGATGTCGATCTGGTAATCCTCGAGCGCCGGATACAGGATTTCCTCGACGACAGGCGACAGGCGGTGGATCTCGTCGATGAAGAGGACGTCGTTCGCTTCGAGGTTCGTGAGGAGCGCGGCGAGATCGCCCGCGCGCTCAAGCACGGGGCCGGACGTCTGGCGCAGGTTCACGCCCATTTCGCGCGCGATGATGTGCGCGAGCGTCGTCTTGCCGAGGCCCGGCGGGCCGAACAGCAGCACGTGGTCGAGCGCTTCGGCGCGGCGCTTCGCGGCTTCGATGAAGATTTCGAGCTGATCGCGCACCTTCTCCTGGCCGACGTATTCGTCGAGCTGGCGCGGGCGCAGCGCGCGTTCGAAAGCCTCTTCGTGCGAAGACGCGGGCGTGGCGGCAATGATCCGCTCGGCGGCGAGTTTGTCGGTTTCGATCATGCGGCCATTGTACCGCGCGGCGTGCTCCGGCCAACCTGGCCGAACGGCCGAGTCGCGGCGCGGCGCCCGGCATGCGAAGCTGTCTTCGACGACGCGCCGTTACGCCTTCGACAGCGCCTTGAGCGACAGCTTGATGCCTTCGGACACGCCGGTGCCGGCCGGCACGTTCTTGATCGCGGCAAGCGCTTCCTTTTCCGAGTAGCCGAGCGCGAGGAGCGCGTTGAGGATGTCGGCCGCGTGATCGGACGGCGAGGCCGCGCCGGCGAGCGGGCCGAGATCGGCGCCGAGCTTGCCCTTCAGTTCGAGGAGCAGGCGCTCGGCTGTCTTCTTGCCGATGCCCGGCACGCGGGTCAAGCGCGCGGCGTCCTGCAGCGTGACCGCTTGCGACAGCTCCGCGACGCTCATGCCGGACAGCACGGCGAGCGCCATCCGCGCGCCGACGCCCGTGATCTTGAGCAGCTCGCGGAACGTCGAACGCTCCTGCGGCGTGAGAAAGCCGTACAGCAGGTGCGCGTCCTCGCGGACGATCAGTTGCGTCAGCAGCATGACCTTCTCGCCCGTGTGCGGCAGGTTGTAGAACGTGCTCATCGGCACGTCGACTTCGTAGCCGACGCCGTTGCAGTCGACGAGGAGGTGCGGAGGATTCTTTTCGAGGAGGGTGCCGGCGATGCGACCGATCATGGCGAGTGCGGGACGGAACGGAAAGCGCGAGTGTAGCGCACGGCGGCGCGCGCCACGCAAACGCGTGTCACCCGACGAGCCGTCCGCGCCGCACGCGCAGCCCCTTCTTCGCGAGCGCGGGTGCGATGCCGCCGAGCGTGTTCAGCGTGTCGCCGCCGTGCGCGTGGCAGATCGCCATTCCGAGCGCGTCGGCCGCGTCGGTGCCGGGCAGGCCGGACAGGCTCAGCAGGCGTGCGACCATCTCCTGCATCTGCTCTTTCGTCGCGCGGCCGTAGCCGACCACCGCCTGCTTGAGCTGCAGCGCCGTGTACTCGGCCACGGGCAGGCGGCCCGACACGAGCCCACAGATCGCGGCGCCGCGCGCCTGGCCGAGGAGCAGCGTCGATTGCGGGTTGACGTTGACGAACACTTTTTCGATCGCAGCCTGATCGGGCGCGTGCTCGCGGATCAGCGTCGAGATGCCGTCGTAGATCGTGCCGAGCCGCGTGGGCAGGTCGGCGGTGGGCGTCTTGATCACGCCGCTTGCGACGTACGCGAGCCGATGGCCGCTGACGTCGATCACGCCGAAGCCCGTGACACGCAAGCCGGGGTCGATGCCGAGGATTCGCATGGAGAAACGGAAAGACTGACTGCGACCGATACTACACGAATGACGCCGAAACCCGGCGAAAGCGGGGGCGGGATTACGGCGCGCCGCTCACGGCGATCGGGGCTCGGCCCGACCAACGATCGCCGCATCACGCACCGCCGCCACGCGGCCGATGAAAAACCCGGCGGTGAGCGACCGCCGGGTTTCGCCGAAAACGATGCGTCGTACGAATCAGTGACGGAAGTGGCGCACGCCCGTCACCACCATCGCGATGTTGTGCTCGTCGGCGGCGGCGATCACTTCATCGTCGCGCACCGAGCCGCCCGGCTGGATCACGCAGGTCGCGCCCGCCGCGACGACGACGTCGAGGCCGTCGCGGAACGGGAAGAACGCGTCCGACGCGACGGCCGAGCCCGCGAGCGTGAGGCCCGCGTTCTGCGCCTTGATGCTCGCGATGCGCGCCGAATCGACGCGGCTCATCTGGCCCGCGCCGACGCCGAGCGTCATCCCGTTGCCGCAGAACACGATCGCATTCGACTTCACGTACTTCGCGACGCGCCACGCGAAGAGGAGGTCGTCCATTTCCTTCGGCGTCGGGTGGCGCTTCGTGACGACGCGCAGCTCGCGCGGCTGCACGTTCTTCGAATCGAGCGACTGCACGAGCAGGCCGCCGCCGACGCGCTTCAGGTCGAACGCGTTATGGCCTTCGCCCAGAGCGATTTCGAGCAGACGCACGTTCTGCTTCGCCGCGAACACCTGCTTCGCCGCATCCGAGAACGACGGCGCGATCAGCACTTCGACGAACTGCTTCGCGACCGCTTGAGCCGCGGCTTCGTCGACTTCGCGGTTGAACGCGATGATGCCGCCGAACGCGGAGGTCGGATCGGTCTGGAACGCCTTCGCGTACGCTTCGCCCGCGTTCGTGCCCACCGCGACGCCGCACGGATTTGCGTGCTTGATGATCACGCATGCGGGCGCGTCGAACGTCTTCACGCATTCCCATGCGGCGTCCGAATCGGCGATGTTGTTGTACGACAGTTCCTTGCCCTGCAACTGGCGGTAGTTCGCGAGCGCGCCGGCGGGCGTCGCGATGTCGCGATAGAACGCGGCGCTCTGGTGCGGATTTTCGCCGTAGCGCAGGTCCTGCACCTTGTCGAACGCGAGGTTCAGCGTCGCCGGGTACGCGTTGCGCGAGCCGTGCTGCAGATCGTCGCCGAGGCTCGTCAGGTAGTTCGTGATCGCGCCGTCGTACTGCGCGGTGTGCGCGAACACCTTGGTCGCGAGGCGGAAGTTCGTCTTGTAGCCCACCGTGTTGCCGTTCGCCTTCATTTCGTCGAGCACGACCGCGTAGTCGGCCGGATCGACGACGACCGTCACGTCGCGATGGTTCTTTGCCGCCGAGCGCAGCATCGTCGGGCCGCCGATGTCGATGTTCTCGATCGCGTCGGCGAGCGTGCAGTCGTCCTTCGCAATCGTCTGCACGAACGGATACAGGTTCACGACGAGCAGGTCGATCGTCGGAATCCCGTGCGCTTCGAGCGCCTGCAGGTGCTCGGGCAGGTCGCGGCGGGCGAGGATGCCGCCGTGCACCTTCGGGTGCAGCGTCTTCACTCGCCCATCGAGCATTTCCGGGAAGCCGGTGTAGTCGGCCACTTCGGTGACGGGCAGGCCCGCGTCGGCGAGCAGTTTCGCGGTGCCGCCCGTCGACAGCAGCTTGACGCCGAGCCCGGACAGCGCTTTCGCGAAGTCGACGATGCCGGTCTTGTCGGAAACGGAAATGAGCGCTTGCTTGATCATGATGGAACCACCAATAGCCAGGAAAACGGGGACGGGGCGGCCGCCTACAGCAGGCCGTGCTGCTGCAGCTTCTTGCGCAGCGTGTTGCGATTGATGCCGAGGTACTCCGCGGCGAGCGACTGGTTGCCGCCCGCCTGTACGAGAACGACTTCGAGCATAGGCTTTTCGACGCACGACATCACCATTTCATAGACGTCGTGCGGATTGGAGCCGTCGAGATCCCGGAAGTAGCCGTCCAGGCTGGCGCGGACACATTGTTCGATGTTGTGCTTGCTCATGCTGCTAACTGGTTAGAATCGTCCGGCTCGCCGCGGCCGCCGTCTTCGTCGTCCACATAGACGAGGCGGTCGGACAGCGCCTGTTGCGCGTCGAAGAATGCGTTGACGGCGGCAAGCTGCTCGCGGGTGGTTTCGAGCGTGTTCATCCGGTGCCGGAACCCGTTGGCGCCGGAAAGGCCGCGAGTGTACCAGCCGATGTGCTTGCGCGCAGTACGGACTCCCGTGAATTCGCCGTAGAACGCGTAGTGATCCTCGAGGTGCTCGTGCATCACCTGGCGGATCTCGTCGATGCGCGGCGGCGGCAGGAGCTCGCCGCTTTGCAGGAAATGACCGATTTCGCGGAAAAGCCACGGCCTTCCTTGCGCGGCGCGGCCGATCATCAGTGCGTCGGCGCCCGTCGCGTCGAGCACGGCCTTCGCTTTTTGCGGCGACGTAATGTCGCCGTTCGCGACGACCGGAATGCGCACGGCGGCCTTCACGGCCGTGATCGTGTCGTATTCGGCGTCGCCGCGGTACAGGTCGGCGCGGGTGCGGCCGTGCACGGTCAGCATCGAGATGCCGGCCGCCTCGGCGAGCTTCGCGATCTCGACGGCGTTCCGGTGCTCGCGGTCCCAGCCGGTGCGGATCTTCAGCGTGACGGGCACGGCCCCGGGGCCCGTGCCCACCGCGTCGACGACCGCCTCGACGATCCGCTGCACGAGCGGCTCGTTCTGCAGCAGCGCCGAGCCGGCGGCGACGTTGCAGACCTTCTTCGCCGGGCAGCCCATGTTGATGTCGATGATCTGCGCGCCGTTTGCAACGTTGTGACGCGCGGCCTCGGCCATCATCGCCGGATCGGCGCCCGCGATCTGCACCGCGATCGGCTCGACCTCGCCCGCGTGGTTCGCGCGGCGCATCGTCTTCTCGCTCTTCCACAACTGCGCGTTCGACGCGACCATCTCCGACACGGCGTAGCCCGCGCCGAGCCGCTTGCAGAGCTGGCGGAACGGCCGGTCCGTGACGCCCGCCATCGGGGCGACGAACAGGTTGTTGCGCAGGACGTGAGAGCCTAGGACGGGCATCGCAATGGGAGCGCCCGCGCGGGGCGCGGGCGGGGAGTAGGCGAAAGGGAAAACGCGTATTTTACCGTAACCGCCAGTGCCGCCGAATTGGGTAATTGTCGGCAATCGTCAAATCGTCGATGAATCTTGCGTGAAGGCGGGATGACGCATCGTGCGTGCCCGCGAAGCGCGGTAGCCGCGATGCGTCAGGTGCGCGTGCCCGGCGCGCTTATCGCCGCTGCCCGAACATCATCTGTCGCGCAAGGGCCGTCTTCAGCGGCGGCACGAATTCGAGCGCGGTGAGCGCCGCGCCGCGCAGCATCGCGAGCGGCCGCGAATCGATCGCGAACAGGCGCGCGAGCGTGTCGGTCGCGCCGATCGTCATGCGCCTGTCGAGCGCGCGGCGCGCGTTGAACGTCGCGAGCGCGAGCGGCGTCGCGCCGTGCTCGGACAGCGTCTCGGCGAGCGTATGCGCATCGCGCAGCCCGAGGTTCAGCCCCTGGCCCGCGACCGGATGCAATGTTTGCGCGGCGTTGCCGACGATCGCGATCCGCCCTTCGACGAGCGTTTGCGCGGCGGCGAGCCCGAGCGGGAAGGCCGCGCGCCCCGCGATCCGCGTGAAGCGCCCCAGCCGCGAGCCGAACGTCGCGCCGAGCTCGTGCAGGAATGCGTCGTCGGACAGTTCGCCGCGACGCCGCGCGACGTCCGGCGCGCAGCACCAGACGAGCGCGTAGTCCGCCTGCTGCGGGCCGCCGAGCGGCAGCAGCGCGAGCGGGCCTTCGGCGGTGAAGCGCTCCCACGCGACGCGCGGCCGCGGCGACGACACCGTGACGGTGCCGACGAGCGCCGTCTGCCCATAGTCGCGGCTCTGCGCGCTGTCGGTCAGCTTGCGCTTGCGATCGTTGAAGATGCCGCCCTCCGCGTTGACGAGCACGCGCGTGCGCAACGTGCGCGCGCCTTGCGGCGTATCGAGCGCGATCGTCACGCCGTCTGCGTCCTGCGTCGGCGAATGCGCGGACGTCGACGTGAGCCAGTGCGCGGGCGTGCCACGCACCGCGCGGGCGAGCGCCTGCACGATCGCGCCGTAGCGCACGACGTAGCCGAGCGCGGCGAGGTCGTGCTCGTCGCGATCGATCAGCGTGCGGCCGAAGTGGCCGCGCTGCGACACGTGGATGTGTTCGATCGGCGTCGCGTCGGCCGGCCAGCCGAGCGTATCGAGCAGCATCCGGCTGCCTTGCGACACCGCGATCGCGCGCGGATCGTTCGCGCTCGCGTCGGGGGCGCGCGCGTCGATGAGGGCGACCGACAGCGCGCGGGTCGCGCTGCGGCGCGCGAGCCAGCCGGCGAGCGCGAGCCCGACCGGCCCGGCGCCGACGATCGCGATGTCGAAGTCGAAAGCGGGCGTGGAGGCGGCAGTCGTCATCGTTCGTGAATCGTGGGTCTCGATAGGAAGCTGCGCAGGAATCCGCGTAGGAATTCGCGCGGGAAGCGGCGGGTGCGGATCACGGCTGCGGGCGCGGGCTCGGCGCCCGCGCGTCGCGCATCAGCGCCTCGATCTCGTCGGCGGCCACCGGCACGCCGCGCGTGATCAGCTCGCATCCCGTCGGCGTGACGAACGCGTCGTCCTCGATCCGGATGCCGATGTTCCAGAACGCCTGCGGCACGTCGTCGGCCGGGCGCACGTACAGGCCCGGCTCGATCGTGAGCGCCATGCCCGCATGCAGCACGCGCGAAGGCAGCGCGCCGTCGTCGTCGCGCGGCGCGCCGCGCTCGCGGTAGTCGCCGCAATCGTGCACGTCCATTCCGAGCCAGTGGCCGGTGCGGTGCATGTAAAAGCGTGCGTACGCGCGCTCGGCGATCACGTCGTCGACGCTCGCAAAGCGCGTCTTCGGCACGAGCCCCGTGTCGAGCATGCCCTGCGCGAGCACGCGCACCGCCGCGTCGTGCGGCGCGTCGAACGGCGTGCCCGCGCGCGTCGCCGCGATCGCGGTTTCCTGCGCGGCGAGCACGATGTCGTAGAGCGCGCGCTGCGGGCCCGAGAAGCGGCCGTTCGCCGGGAAGGTGCGGGTGATGTCGGACGCATAGCCGTCGAGCTCGCACGCGGCGTCGATCAGGACGAGGTCGCCGTCGACGACGATTGCGTTGCCGGCCGGATAGTGGAGCACGCACGCGTTCGCGCCCGTCGCGACGATCGAGCCGTACGCGGGCGACTGCGCGCCGTGGCGGCGGAACGTGTAGAGCAGCTCGGCCTCGAGCTCGTATTCGCGGATGCCGGGACGGCACGCGGCCATCGCGCGGCGGTGCGCGAGCGCGGAGATGTCGGCCGCGCGGCGCATGATCGCCTGCTCGTGCGCATCCTTGACGAGCCGCATGTCGTCGAGGAGCGGCCCGAGATCGAACGCGGCGCCCGGCGCGGCGACGCCTGCGCGCGCACGCGCGCGCACCGTGTCGAGCCAGCCGTTCAGGCGGCCGTCGAAGGCGGCCGACGCGCCGAAGCGGGTGTGCAGCGCGGGCGCGTCGGCGATGATGCGCGGCATCTCGGCGTCGAGCGCGTCGTACGGGAGCGCGGCGTCGAAGCCGAACGCGTCGCGCGCGGCTTCGGGGCCGAAATGGAACCCTTCCCAGATCTCGCGCTCGGGATTCTTCGCGCGGCAGAACAGGATCGAGCGCGGCGCGTCGCCCGCCGCCGATGCGTCAAGGACGAGGAGCGCGTCGGGCTCGGCGAAGCCCGTCAGGTAGTAGAAGTAGCTGTCGTGCCGGTACGGATAATCGCTGTCGCGATTGCGCGGGACTTCCGGCGCGGTGGGTACGATCGCGACGCCGCCGCCTCGCGCGCGCAGCGAGGCCAGCACGCGGTCGCGGCGCTGGCGGTAGACGTCGAGGGCGATGGCGGGTTCGGTCGGCTGATTCATCACGCGATTGTAGCGCCGTCGCGCGGGGCGCGCGCGGCGGGTGGGGCGGCGATCGTGCGGATGCGTCGCGGCGGGCGTCGCGTGCGCGCGATCGCCGCCGCAAGATGGCCGCGCGAATTTGCGCCCCAATCACGCGCGACCCCGGCGGACTCGATCGAAACGAAACCCGCGGCAGCCACCGCAGCTTCATCTCCGTCGCCCGGCTCGCGCGGCGGCGCGATTGATTGTTGCAAACCATCCACAGGCCGGACGGCTGATTATCAACGAACGCGCAACGGCCGGTTATGATCGGCGACAACGTATACTCTCGGGCGCCATTCCCGACCGAAGACAGATGATGAAATTAATCGGTTCGCTCAGCAGCCCGTTCGTCCGCAAGGCGCGGATCGTGCTTGCTGAAAAGAAGATCGACTACAAGCTGGAGCTCGAAAACGTCTGGGCGCCGGATACGAACATCCATGCGTCGAATCCGATCGGCAAGGTGCCGTGCCTCGTGATGGAAGACGGTGCGGCCGTGTTCGACTCGCGCGTGATCTGCGAATACGTCGACACGCTTTCCCCCGTCGGCAAGCTGATCCCGCCGTCGGGACGCGAGCGCGTCGAGGTGCGGTGCTGGGAGGCGCTCGGCGACGGTGTGCTCGACGCGGCGGTCGCGATTCGCATCGAGCACACGCAGCGCGAGCCGCAGCATCGCAGCGAAGCGTGGGTCGCGCGCCAGCAGCGCAAGATCGACGACGGCCTCGTCGCGATGTCGCAGGGCCTTGCAGGCAAGGCGTGGTGCGTCGGCAATCACTACACGCTCGCCGACATCGCGCTCGGCTGCACGCTCGGCTACCTCGAGTTCCGGATGCCCGAGATCAACTGGCGCGAGCGCCATCCGAACCTCGACAAGCATTTCGCGAAGCTGGCGCAGCGCCAGCCGTTCATCGACACGGTGCCGCAATGACGCGTCGCCGCGCGCGCCGGCGATAAAAAAACGCCCCGTCCGGGGCGTTTTTTTGAGCGCACGCGGCGCGTTCGCAGCGATCCAAGTTCGCGGCGATCCGGGCCGGGGCGCGTGCGTGCGAGCCGAACGCGCCGTGCCGCGGCGGGTCATCCGATCCGGCTTACGCGCTCGCGCTCGCGCCTTTGCCGACGCGCGCATACACGCTTTCGCCGGGCGAGAACGAATCGCTGCGCGCGAGCGGCCACCACTTGTCGTACAGCGAGAAGCCGCAATGGCCGCCGTTGAGCAGCGCGCCCGGCTCCAGATACTTGAGCAGTTGCGACATCAGCCGGACCTCGTGCGGCGCGACGCGCTGCACGATGTGATGCGCGCGCAGCTCCGACGGATGCGACAGCCCCGCCGCCTGCACGAGCTCCTGCAGCGCGTGCAGCGTGTTGCGATGGAAGTTGTGGACGCGGTCGGCCTTGTCCGGCACGACGAGCGCGCGCTGGCGCACCGGATCCTGCGTCGCGACGCCCGTCGGGCAGCGGTCGGTGTGGCAGTGCTGCGCCTGGATGCAGCCGACCGCGAACATGAAGCCGCGCGCCGAGTTCACCCAGTCCGCGCCGATCGCGAGCGTGCGCGCCACGTCGAACGCGGTGATGATCTTGCCGCTCGCGCCGAGCTTCACGCGATCGCGCACGCCGATCCCGACGAGCGTGTTGTGCACCAGCAGCAGTCCTTCCTGCAGCGGCACGCCGACATGGTCGGTGAATTCGAGCGGCGCGGCGCCCGTGCCGCCTTCCGCGCCGTCGACGATGATGAAGTCCGGCACGATGCCCGTCTCGATCATCGCCTTCGCGATCCCGAAGAATTCCCACGGGTGGCCGATGCACAGCTTGAAGCCGGTCGGCTTGCCGCCCGACAGCGTGCGCAGCCGTTCGACGAATTCGAGCAGCCCGCGCGGCGTCGAGAACTCGGAGTGCGTCGCGGGCGAGATGCAATCCTTGCCCATCGGCACGCCGCGCGTCTCGGCGATCTCGGGCGTGATCTTCGCGGCCGGCAGCACGCCGCCGTGGCCCGGCTTCGCGCCCTGCGACAGCTTGATCTCGATCATCTTGACCTGCGGATCGGCGGCCTGCTTCGCGAACCTGTCGGGGTTGAAGGTGCCGTCGTCGTTGCGGCAGCCGAAGTAGCCGGACGCGATTTCCCAGATGATGTCGCCGCCGTTCTCGCGGTGGTACTTCGACAGCGAGCCTTCGCCCGTGTCGTGCGCGAAGCCGCCTTTCTTCGCGCCGAGGTTCAGCGCCCGGATCGCGTTCGCCGACAGCGAGCCGAAGCTCATCGCCGACACGTTGAAGATCGAGATGTCGTACGGTTGCGCGCGGTTCGCGCCGACGCGGATGCGGAAATCGTGGTTCGGCAACCGGGTGGGCGCGAGCGAATGGCTGATCCACTCGTGCGCGACCGCCTTCACGTCGAGCTCGGTGCCGTACGGCCGGTTGTCGGCCACGTTCTTCGCGCGCTGGTAGACGACGCTGCGCTGCGCGCGCGAGAACGGCTTCTCGTCGGTGTCGTCCTCGACGAAGTACTGGCGGATTTCCGGGCGGATGAATTCGAACAGGAACCGCAGATGGCCCCAGAGCGGGTAGTTGCGCAGGATCGCGTGGCGGTCCTGGTTCAGGTCGTACAGGCCGAGCGCGACGAGCGCGGCGACGGGCGCGATCCACAGCCACGAGATCGTGTGCCGCGCCGCGAGCACGGCGACGGCCGCGAAGAGGGCGAGCGCGCACCACATCGCGAGATAGCGTCGAGAAAGCATGGGGACTCCATATCGTTTTTCGGATGCCGCCATGCGCGGACGAACGGCAAGGCGGCGCGCGCGCACGGCGCCTCGCTGGCGCGGCGTGCTCCGCGTGCCGCAAGTCTAAACCGATCGGGGCTCAGCGCGCTTCGACGAGCGCCGGCGCGCGGCCCGCGGGCGCGGCGTCGGCTCGCCCCGTCGCCGCGGATTCGATGATCCCGCCGCCCAGGCACACGTCGCCGTCGTACAGCACCGCCGACTGGCCGGGCGTGACCGCCCATTGCGGCTCGTCGAACACGAGCGAGAAGCGCTCGCCGCCCGCCGCCTCGCCGGGCGCGGCGCGGCCGAACGCGCACGGCGCATCCGCCTGCCGGTAGCGGGTTTTCGCGCCGCACCGCGCGCCGTCGGCGGGCGGCTCGCCCGCGACCCAGCTCACGTTGCCCGCGACGAGCTCGCGCGAGCGCAGCCACGGATGATCGTGGCCCTGCACGACATAGAGCGTGTTCGACGCGATGTCCTTCGCCGCGACGAACCACGGCTCGCCGCTGCCGTCCTTGCTGCCGCCGAGGCCGATGCCCTTCCTCTGGCCGAACGTGTAGAACGCGAGGCCGATGTGCTCGCCGACCGTCTTGCCGTCCGGCGTCTTCATCGGGCCGGGTTTCGTCGGCAGATAGCGGTTCAGGAAATCGCGGAACGGGCGCTCGCCGATGAAGCAGATGCCCGTCGAATCCTTTTTCTTCGCGTTTGGCAGGCCGATCTGCGCGGCGATCTCGCGCACCTTCGTCTTCGGGATCTCGCCGAGCGGGAACATCGTCTTCGACAACTGCGCCTGATTGAGGCGATGCAGGAAGTACGACTGGTCTTTCGTATGATCGAACGCCTTCAGCAGTTCGAAGCGGCCGTCGCGCTCGCGCACGCGCGCGTAGTGGCCGGTCGCGATCGTCTGCGCGCCGAGCGACATCGCGTGATCGAGGAACGCCTTGAACTTGATTTCCGCGTTGCACAGCACGTCCGGGTTCGGCGTGCGGCCCGCCGAGTATTCGCGCAGGAACTCGGCGAACACGCGGTCCTTGTATTCGGCCGCGAAGTTCACGGCCTCGACGTCGATGCCGATCAGGTCCGCGACCGACACGACGTCGATCCAGTCCTGCCGCGTTGAGCAGTATTCGCCGTCGTCGTCGTCCTCCCAGTTCTTCATGAACAGGCCGACGACGTCGTAGCCCTGTTCCTTCAAGAGCCACGCGGTCACCGACGAATCGACGCCGCCCGACATGCCCACCACGACCCGACGCTTCGTCATTTGCCCACCGCCTGATGATCCGGGGCCGCGCGATACGGCGCGACCGAATGCGTATGCACGAAATCGAGCGGCACGCGGCGGCCGGCGAGGTAGTCGTCGACGCAGCGCATCACCGCGGGCGACCGGTGGCGATCCTCGCATGCGCGCAGCTCGTCGGCCGTCATCCACAGCGCGCGGACGATGCCGTCGTCGAGCGCGCGGTGGGCGAGCGCGTCGCCTGCGCGGCCGCAGAACGCGAAGCGCAGGTAGGTCGCGCCGACGCTCGCCGGGCGCGCGTAGTGCGCGACGTACACGCCGACGAGCGCGTGGGGCTCGAACGGGTGCGCGGTTTCCTCGAGCGCCTCGCGCGCGACGGCTTCGACGAGCGTCTCGCCGGCTTCGAGGTGGCCGGCTGGCTGGTTGATGCGCAGGCCGGACGACGTGTGTT contains:
- the ruvC gene encoding crossover junction endodeoxyribonuclease RuvC encodes the protein MRILGIDPGLRVTGFGVIDVSGHRLAYVASGVIKTPTADLPTRLGTIYDGISTLIREHAPDQAAIEKVFVNVNPQSTLLLGQARGAAICGLVSGRLPVAEYTALQLKQAVVGYGRATKEQMQEMVARLLSLSGLPGTDAADALGMAICHAHGGDTLNTLGGIAPALAKKGLRVRRGRLVG
- the purH gene encoding bifunctional phosphoribosylaminoimidazolecarboxamide formyltransferase/IMP cyclohydrolase; the protein is MIKQALISVSDKTGIVDFAKALSGLGVKLLSTGGTAKLLADAGLPVTEVADYTGFPEMLDGRVKTLHPKVHGGILARRDLPEHLQALEAHGIPTIDLLVVNLYPFVQTIAKDDCTLADAIENIDIGGPTMLRSAAKNHRDVTVVVDPADYAVVLDEMKANGNTVGYKTNFRLATKVFAHTAQYDGAITNYLTSLGDDLQHGSRNAYPATLNLAFDKVQDLRYGENPHQSAAFYRDIATPAGALANYRQLQGKELSYNNIADSDAAWECVKTFDAPACVIIKHANPCGVAVGTNAGEAYAKAFQTDPTSAFGGIIAFNREVDEAAAQAVAKQFVEVLIAPSFSDAAKQVFAAKQNVRLLEIALGEGHNAFDLKRVGGGLLVQSLDSKNVQPRELRVVTKRHPTPKEMDDLLFAWRVAKYVKSNAIVFCGNGMTLGVGAGQMSRVDSARIASIKAQNAGLTLAGSAVASDAFFPFRDGLDVVVAAGATCVIQPGGSVRDDEVIAAADEHNIAMVVTGVRHFRH
- a CDS encoding Fis family transcriptional regulator — protein: MSKHNIEQCVRASLDGYFRDLDGSNPHDVYEMVMSCVEKPMLEVVLVQAGGNQSLAAEYLGINRNTLRKKLQQHGLL
- the dusB gene encoding tRNA dihydrouridine synthase DusB — its product is MPVLGSHVLRNNLFVAPMAGVTDRPFRQLCKRLGAGYAVSEMVASNAQLWKSEKTMRRANHAGEVEPIAVQIAGADPAMMAEAARHNVANGAQIIDINMGCPAKKVCNVAAGSALLQNEPLVQRIVEAVVDAVGTGPGAVPVTLKIRTGWDREHRNAVEIAKLAEAAGISMLTVHGRTRADLYRGDAEYDTITAVKAAVRIPVVANGDITSPQKAKAVLDATGADALMIGRAAQGRPWLFREIGHFLQSGELLPPPRIDEIRQVMHEHLEDHYAFYGEFTGVRTARKHIGWYTRGLSGANGFRHRMNTLETTREQLAAVNAFFDAQQALSDRLVYVDDEDGGRGEPDDSNQLAA
- the ruvB gene encoding Holliday junction branch migration DNA helicase RuvB, which encodes MIETDKLAAERIIAATPASSHEEAFERALRPRQLDEYVGQEKVRDQLEIFIEAAKRRAEALDHVLLFGPPGLGKTTLAHIIAREMGVNLRQTSGPVLERAGDLAALLTNLEANDVLFIDEIHRLSPVVEEILYPALEDYQIDIMIGEGPAARSVKLDLQPFTLVGATTRAGMLTNPLRDRFGIVARLEFYDAEQLSRIVRRSAALLNAQIDPAGALEIAKRSRGTPRIANRLLRRVRDYAEVKADGNITAAVADAALAMLDVDPVGFDLMDRKLLEAILHKFDGGPVGVDNLAAAIGEERDTIEDVLEPYLIQQGFLQRTPRGRVATLLTYRHFGLAAPDAASPVHNLWDTPEAGR
- the ruvA gene encoding Holliday junction branch migration protein RuvA → MIGRIAGTLLEKNPPHLLVDCNGVGYEVDVPMSTFYNLPHTGEKVMLLTQLIVREDAHLLYGFLTPQERSTFRELLKITGVGARMALAVLSGMSVAELSQAVTLQDAARLTRVPGIGKKTAERLLLELKGKLGADLGPLAGAASPSDHAADILNALLALGYSEKEALAAIKNVPAGTGVSEGIKLSLKALSKA
- a CDS encoding UbiH/UbiF/VisC/COQ6 family ubiquinone biosynthesis hydroxylase, with product MTTAASTPAFDFDIAIVGAGPVGLALAGWLARRSATRALSVALIDARAPDASANDPRAIAVSQGSRMLLDTLGWPADATPIEHIHVSQRGHFGRTLIDRDEHDLAALGYVVRYGAIVQALARAVRGTPAHWLTSTSAHSPTQDADGVTIALDTPQGARTLRTRVLVNAEGGIFNDRKRKLTDSAQSRDYGQTALVGTVTVSSPRPRVAWERFTAEGPLALLPLGGPQQADYALVWCCAPDVARRRGELSDDAFLHELGATFGSRLGRFTRIAGRAAFPLGLAAAQTLVEGRIAIVGNAAQTLHPVAGQGLNLGLRDAHTLAETLSEHGATPLALATFNARRALDRRMTIGATDTLARLFAIDSRPLAMLRGAALTALEFVPPLKTALARQMMFGQRR